Sequence from the Candidatus Saccharibacteria bacterium oral taxon 488 genome:
CGCCACCACGTGATCAATTTGTACTTTCGACGAAGTCTCTGGCCCGCGCTGAAACTTGATCGTCCGGCCGGTATACGGGTCACGTAGTGTCCCGGCCAACACGCGACATTTATCATCAATTTTTGTTTCCGTTAGATCCCGTGCCAAGATCACTTCACGTACAGAACAACCACCAATTTTGCCCCAACCATCACTAAATTGTTTGCGGCTATAGCCCGTTTTGGGTGCGCGACCTTTAACCTCTAGTTTAGCTAACTCCGCCTGGGCGTTTGAGTCACCAAACAATTTCCGCTGCATGAACGGCGAAGTCGGTGCAACCCGCGGCTGTTGCAGCTGCACCGCCCACACTACTGCACCCACTACCGCCATGACGAGCAACACCATTATCTGCCGCC
This genomic interval carries:
- a CDS encoding DUF1524 domain-containing protein, encoding MTTRKIRRRQIMVLLVMAVVGAVVWAVQLQQPRVAPTSPFMQRKLFGDSNAQAELAKLEVKGRAPKTGYSRKQFSDGWGKIGGCSVREVILARDLTETKIDDKCRVLAGTLRDPYTGRTIKFQRGPETSSKVQIDHVVALSDAWQKGAQQLPREEREKLANDPLNLLAADGPANQAKGDGDAATWLPPNKPFRCQYIERQVAIKRKYRLWVTNAEKEAMGKVLAGCGST